TTTGAAAGTGCAATGGAACGACTCAACGGTGGTACGCTTGGTTTCGCTGACCCAAGCGCGACTTCTACCAGCAAAGGCGAAACGCTCGCCGACACTGCGCGGATGGTGACGAATTATGCCGACATCATTGTCGTGCGGCACAACTGGGCGGGCGCAGCACGTGTTATGGCACAATACGCACATATCCCCGTCATCAATGGCGGTGATGGAAGCCACACACATCCAACACAAGCACTCGCGGATCTGTATACCATTATACGGCGAAAATCGAAAGTAGAAGGGTTAACCGTCGGTATCTGCGGCGATCTCCAGTTTGGACGTGCGGCACACTCCTTCGCTTTGGCGGTTGCGAGATTCGGTGGGCAACTGGTTCACATCGCGCCGAAGCCGCTACAGATGCCGCCGTGGGTACTCGCGCAGCTGGAACAGTGCCACGGACAGATACCGCTTGAAGTAGAGAGTATCACAGACGTGATTGAAAGGCTGGATGTTATCTATGTGAATCGGCTTCAGGAGGAACGACTGCCATCGAACATGGATCCAGTCGCCGTGCGCGGTAGTTATCTGCTAAATGCAAAAGTCATGAAAAACGCGAAGCCGGACGCGATGATTATGCATCCACTCCCGCGCGTCAATGAACTTGCCTATGAGTTAGACGACGACCCACGTGCTGCTTACTTCGAGCAATCCGCCAATGCAGTGCCGGTTCGGATGGCACTCATCGCCAGTCTCATGGGGTTGGAACAACTCATCTTGACCCAACCCCCGAAACGAGACATTGGTCCCTCCACACGGACGTGTGAAAACGCAAATTGCGTTACGAACTATGAGACCTACTTAACACCGGAGCGTGAAACGTTCAATGGTGATGTTAAATTAGACGCTTGTGCGTATTGTGGAAATCTACTTTCATAAGGCAATCATATTCGAGTTACATTTTCTGTTTAGTTATTACCCCACCACTCTTCAGATCGAGGGATCGGCTTGCTATCAAATGTCAAAACTAGATCTTCGCGATGCTCGTCGTCATCGAGTGTAAACTGTTCCGACGTTGCAATAAGTTCCTGAAACCTCGCTGTAACTTTGTAAGATCCAGGGGCAGATACATATCGCATAAAAAAACCATTAGCATCTGTACGAGTTGGGGTGCTATACCCTGCACTAAGCCCCTTGCGCTTGTATTCCGTTCTAAGAAGAATTGGCCAGTTAGCAAGTGGCGTTCCATCTTTAAAAATGATTTTCCCTTGAAGCCGCATCCGAGCTTTTACAGTGATTTCAATACCCTCTATCTGCTCGCCCGGAGTGACTGAAAAAGATGCACGCTGGTCGGATAAAAGCGGACTCTGTAATTCATCCGGATAGTAAACAATCCTGCCGATTTTGACAGAGATAAGTTGATATTTTATATCGCCGTAACTCTCTTGATCATGGCTGGGAACTAATACAAATTGAATTTGCCCGGGACGGACTTCAGTGATAGAGAAAAGTCCTGTTTCATCAGTCTCCGTTTCCAAAATCACACCAGATAGTACCTGAAAATCCTCATTTATAGTTTCAATATACTCAGCGAATAGCGCGAGTTTCGGAATCGGGTCCCCATTCGTATCAATAACACGACCAGCAAGGGTTGTCTTGTCATCATCCATTACATCCCGTGAGGGGTTATCCATTTCACCACAACCCAGCAGCGTACAAATTGCAATTACGAGAAAAATCACCACTATTTCATGTAAGAAGTTTTGACGACTCATAGTTAACGCTTCTCCTTTATATAGACAACCCAAGACACACCTGTCTCACCTCTGGGGCTTCCGGTTTATAGTCTTGAAAGTGTCATATTTCATTTGGGAGCACTTGGCAACTTCAAAATCAAATCTTCACGGCGTTCTCCAGCATTGAGTATAAATTCTTCTGATACCGCAGAAACCTCGTCATATTCTACGGACACCGTATAAAATCCTATCCTATTCACATATCGCTCAAGGTAACCCTGGGAATCAGTACGCGCCGGTCCCCAGGACCTCCCACTATTATGTCCATTTAAATTCCGTGTTTTTATGCTGATGCTAACTTCCTTATTTGCTAAAGGCGTGCCGTCGGTGAAAACGACGGTTGTGCCAATCCGCATCCGCCGCTGCACGACGATTTCAACGTCTTGGACATGCACACCGGGCGTAATGGAAAAGGTAGTTCGATCAAAAGATGATAGCGTATGGAGATCGAAATCTGGTTTGAGGGAAATCTCGCCGATTTTGATAGACAGAATCCCATAAAATGGTTCAGTATCATCAACTTCAACGTAAGGAACCACAGCCAATCGCCATGAACCCGGATGAATGTCAGTTATCGAGAAACGACCTGATGCATCGGTCTCTATTTCTAAATTGACATCAGATGTCTGTAATTCAACCTCGTTTGGCTGAATAGCTAAGGTGAGCTCAGCAACTGGATCTCCATTTTCATCAACAACGCGTCCGGAAAAAACTGCCGTCCCGTCTTCTGAGGGTTTGAATGGAGATGCATACTCAGTTTCACCACAACCCAGCAGCGTACAGATTGTAATTACAACGGCAATCAACACTATTTCATGTAAGAAATTTTGACGATTCATAGGTATCCTCCTCTTTATATCGGTAGAATTTTTCTCTGCATGTCGTCCAAGTTAAGGCATGAATCAATTTACAGGTGCCCGGACTTAAAAAGGTCACACTTCACTTGGGCGCACTTGTTAACTTCAACTTAACTTCAAAATCAGATCTTCGCGACGTTCCCCAACTTCGAGTACAAATATCTCCGATGTTGCGCAAAACCATTTATATTCAACTGACACCCTATAGCCGATTGCCTCGCTCCTATCTACATACTGCACAAAGTATCCCTGAGCATCGGTCTGTACAGACCCCTGGATACCTCCAACAACACTACTTCTTTGCGAATCGAACGCTCTTATGTTGAGGCTAACTTTTTTGTTTGCCAAGGGTGTACCATCCTCTAAAACGACTTTCGCGCGAATCCGCATCCGGAGTCGCACCGTGACCTCTACGTTTTCGATTCGCGCACCCGACCCGATAAAAAAGGTGTTCTGAGTGCAAGGATCAGGGGATAGGTCTTTCGGAGAGTAAGCAGAAACCGCGATTTTAAAGGAAAGAAGTTGATATTCCGGTTCAAGAGGGAGACCATCCTGATACTCAGGCACTAACATGAAATCAGCTTTTCCGGGATAGATATCCCTGATAGAGAAATGACCTGTATCATTGGTCTCCGCGTCGTAAACCGCTATATCGGTCTCATCATCAACGTCACAGGGTACAATGACTAACGCAAGTCCAGCAACCGGATTTCCAGCTTCATCAACAACGCGTCCTGAAAAATTCGCCCTGTCTACTTCTATAGTTTCTATAGTTTCACCACAACCCAGCAAAGCCCAAATTGTAACTGTAAGGGGGATTACCACTACTTTATGCAAAAGGTTTCGGCAGCTCATAAGCCATTTCCTTCTTATTCAGTTATGGGTTGTCAGCAAGAGAACCTTGTGGCAGTTCTACATCTTTTGAATGCCACAGGAAAACTGAATGTCTCTGTAGACTTTGTGGGAATGACTGACAAATTAATTGGAAAAAATTGTCTGGGGGGAAGTGAGCATAGAACAAAAATTGTAGATTCAAAACCATTATTTTTCTTTGACAGCGGAACTGTCAAACACGTCTGTTTTTTCAAGGATTGCCTGTCGAGTCGTATTCCAGAGCAGATCACCAGGACCGACGGCATGCCACTGTCCATTCACAAACGTCATAACAGCACTGTCTTTCTCTTCCGGTGAGAGAGAACTACGCGGGAATTTATACTTGGATCCCCAATTTTCATAGGTAAGTGGTTCACCGTTCTGCCATACCCATTCACCCTCTTTTTTGGCATCACTGAGTCCAATCCAATAGAGATGGTTGCCAAAGAGTCCTAAAAGCCACTGCTGTTCCGCTGCGTCGTTAATCGCGACGAGGTGTGCACCTTGGGCAGCGGCTCGGTCTTGCGCATGTTCCAGACTTCTACACCAAATTTTCATATACGCGTGTCCATTTTCAGGATTTACAGCCCATACACCTCTCTCCAAAAGGGACTTTATTTGCCGAGGTGGGACAGAACGACTGGTTTGAGTGGTGGTAGTTTTATCAGGTGGTGTTGAAGTGCCAATCGACTGGGCATCTGTCTGCTCATTAGATAGTGTCTTAACAGGCATATCTGCTCTTTCGAGGATTGCCTCTTTGATAAAAGGTGCATGTTTACCTCCCAGCGCAACAGCCCACCATTGGATGTCAGAGAAGACGTAATCGTTCACCTCGGTGTTACCACCGGACTGTTCATTCTCTACCCAGTTAGTATACGTAACTGGTTCACCGCTGTGCCAGACCCACTGCCCCTCATTAGCGACATCGCTGAGTCCAATCCAAAAACTATCTGGTTCAAAGACCTCTTGTATCCATACGTCTTCTGCTTCATCGTTAATGGAGACGAGATACGCATTTTCTGCAGCAGCAAGGGTCATTGCATCCATTACATCGTGGCAATAAATCCTTTTGTAAGCGTGTCCATTTATAGGATTCACTGCCCATACCCTTGGGGGTTCAAGAAACGCTTCTAATGTGGTGTCTACTTGATCAAATCCCCATCTATCTATCGGAACGCGATTCTCATCAAGTGTCAAGAGTAGATGAACTTCCGGTTGTCCCTCCTGCAAAATAAAAGAGGGTGCTTTGGCGAGATGCCGCTGATACGCAACACCAACTACATAGAAGTTGGGTTTATTACCTACGTTAAGGGTTTCCACAAAGTATCCGTCGGCATCGGTCTGCATTGTACTTGCTGTACCTCCGGAGCCGCCTGCATCCAAGCCTTTGCGTAGCACCATAACATATATATCCGCGTTCACAAGCGGTGTTCCATTGGCGTGGACGACTCGCGCGCGAATTTGTGGGCGATCTGCCTGCACTTTAGTGACGACAGTAAAGGAAAAGGCCACAATCCCAGCGAGGATACCAAGCTTTAGACCGAGACGTTGAAGATTCATGTAGATTCTCCTTTTTTGAATGTTGAGATGTCAAATAAACCGGAGTCCGAGAAATATTATTCCCCATCAAGCACATTTGATTTTTCAAGGATCGCCATCTTCGTCTTATGCCAGAGCAGGTCACCGGGACCAACGGCATGCCATTGTCCATTCGCAAACGTCATAATAGCAGTGTCCTTCTTTTCTGGTGAAAGCGGACTCCGCGGGAAACGGTGCTTGGGTCCCCAATTCGTATAGGTGAGCGGCTCACCGTTCTGCCAGACCCATTCGCCTTCGTTTTCAGCATCACTGAGTCCAATCCAATAGAGGTGATTCCCGAAGAGTCCCAAAAGCCACTGCTGTTCCGCTGCGTCGTTAATCGCGACGAGGTGTGCACCTTGCGCGGCGGCTCGATCTCGTGCCTCATCCAGACTGTCGCACCGAATCTTTTTATAGCCGTGTCCATTCGCGGGGTTCACAGCCCACGCATCCTTCTCCCATGGCGGTCGCATCTGCCTAACGGGGTTAGTAGGTTCAGTATTTGTTACACGAGGTTTTACTTCCCCCTCTTGAATATTAACTTGTCCCTTGTTAGTTGGTACAGAGCGGTTTGTTTCGGTGAGTGTTGGTTTCTCAGGTGGTGTCGATCCACCAGTCAATTTATCTAAAACTTTCGGCAGAGATTCCGTTTGTGGAGCAGCAGGCGGTACATCGCCATCAAGCGTCAAAACTAAATCATCATAGCGCGCACCTTTTTCAAGCAAAAATTGCTCTGATTTCGCTGAGAGTCCTTTATATTTTACAGTGACCGTGTAGTGTGCTGGAACATCATCGTTATCCATATAATGCACAAAATATCCCTCAGAGTCCGTAGTAGCCCCTCCAGTCGACCTACCACCATCGCCTTCGACGCGCGTGGCAACAGAAGTATTCGTTAGTGGTTTCCCATTTTTGAAAACGACTTTCGCCCGAATTCGTACCCGCGGACGGACGGTAACCGTTATGTCTTCAATATGATTGCCCGATTTGACCCCGAATGTGATGCCGCCGAAAGGCGGGCGCATGTCCTGATAAAGCGTTATACCCTTGATTTTGATTGAAACGAGCGCATCATCCGCCTCAAAGTTGAGTATAGGCTTCTCATTTTCTTTGGATGGCTGCGTTGGAAGCGCAATTTGAACAGGTCCAGCAGGGATATTGGTGAAAGTGAAAGCCCCCTTTTCATCAGTCACGGATATTAGAGAACCTTGTAAAAGACCAATGGCAAATCCAGCAATTGGTTTCCCCTCCGTGTCAACGACGGTACCAGAGAGTGTTGTCCGGTTCTGTGCGAGACAAGGAACGGATGCAATGAGGGAGAGCACCATTACAACTCCGAAAAGGTATGCAATGCGTGTGAAACTTAAGTGATTCATTGTAAGTCCTCCTTATAGAATAAACAAATGTAGATTGGATCAAACTGGAAGCGAACCCAACGTTGGGTTGTCGCTAATTATCCTCGGCGGATGTTTCAACAGGGACATCTGTCCTTTCGAGAATTGCTGTTTTGACAAAATTTGCATGCCCACTTCCAGGTGCGACCATTTCCCATCTACCATGTCCGGAGATAACGTAATCATTCACTTCAGTGTTGTTTCCTACTCGTTCATGTTCACCCCAGTTAGTATAAGTAACAGGTTCACCACTATCCCAAACCAACTGTCCCTCTTCGGCGGCATCGTTGAGTCCAATCCAAAAACGTTCTCGTTCAAAGATTCCATCCAACCATTCATTTTCCGCTTTATCATTGATGGAAACGAGATACGCATTTTCTGCAGCGGCTTGGGTCGTCGCATCTGCTATACTGTTACAATGAATCTTTTTGTAAGCGTGTCCATTCGCGGGGTTCACAATCCACACGGCTGGTGGATTAAGAAATGCCGTTAATGCAGCGGATACAGGTGGACCTATCGGCGGACGTGCAAGCGGATCTGGATTCCCGTTGAGTGTCAAAAGGAGATGAACTTGTGGCTGCCCTTCATGTAAAATGAAAGAATGTGCTTTCGCAAAAAGCCCCTGATATTCAATACCAAGCGTGTAGAATTTAGGATCGTCATCCACCCTAAGGTCTTCTACGAAATACCCTTCTGCATCGGTTTGTCTTGTACCACCAGAACCACCAGAACCACTTCCATCCAGATCTCTACGTAGCATTCTAATAGATATACGAGCATTGGCAAGCGGTGTTCCATCAGCAGAGACGACTCGCGCGCGGACCTGTGGTGGGATATTTGTGTTCACCGTGATCACAACGTCTTCGATGTCCATCCCTGCTTCCAAGGCAAACCTTACTTTACCGAAATGTGGATGGTCTCCCGGATAAAGGGTGAGCTCACCCATTTGGATAGAAAGGATTTTTCCTTTCGTCCGTTCATCTTCTACGATAAAGCTAACGGACTCCGTTGGCGCAATATTTACGAACGAAAAATGCCCATCTAAACCGACCGGCTTTTGCCAGAAAGGCACGAATCGCACTCGTCGCTCATCATCCTCTACGGTTTTATACCGATGGAGTGCTACCGAAGTGCCGATAACCGGATCCCCTAGCTCATCAACGACATGTCCAGAAATCGTCGCGCTTTGTTGGGCAACGACAGATGATGATACCAGAAGGGAGAGTATCATCATCAACAAAAGCAATCCAAGATTTTGTTTGAAACTTTGCAGATTCACAGTAAATTCTCCTTTTGTAATATTGATGCATTGGCGCAGTAAATTGCCCTTATGTAAACGTTTATTCGGACAGGAATACCTTTTACAACTATCATTTCTCTGCGGCGGACGGATTATCAAGCACGTCTGTTTTTTCAAGGATCGCCATCTCCGTCATACGCCAAACGAGACTGTCAGGACCAACGGCATACCATTTTCCATCGTTGAAGGTCATCATAACAGCATAGACCCTCTCACTAACATCCAAGGATTCACCAAAGATATAATCGGGTAACCAGTCCGAATAGGTGATAGGTTCACCACTCTCCCATCGCCATTGCGTTGCGTCAGAAGATGCGCCCACCGGTGGGACACGGCTGAGTCCGATCCAATAAAGTTTACGCTCAAAAACCTCTGATAACCACACCTGCTCTGCCGCGTCGTTAATAGTGACAAGATGCGCATTTTCTTCCTTCGCTCGTGCAACAGCATCGTCGCGAGTTTCACAATGAATCCTTTTGTAGGCATGCAA
This portion of the Candidatus Poribacteria bacterium genome encodes:
- the pyrB gene encoding aspartate carbamoyltransferase codes for the protein MRHLITLDDLSNFEIEQIFRLTGGMQSQLETWAGISRSKLLATLFYEPSTRTRLSFESAMERLNGGTLGFADPSATSTSKGETLADTARMVTNYADIIVVRHNWAGAARVMAQYAHIPVINGGDGSHTHPTQALADLYTIIRRKSKVEGLTVGICGDLQFGRAAHSFALAVARFGGQLVHIAPKPLQMPPWVLAQLEQCHGQIPLEVESITDVIERLDVIYVNRLQEERLPSNMDPVAVRGSYLLNAKVMKNAKPDAMIMHPLPRVNELAYELDDDPRAAYFEQSANAVPVRMALIASLMGLEQLILTQPPKRDIGPSTRTCENANCVTNYETYLTPERETFNGDVKLDACAYCGNLLS
- a CDS encoding carboxypeptidase-like regulatory domain-containing protein, translated to MSRQNFLHEIVVIFLVIAICTLLGCGEMDNPSRDVMDDDKTTLAGRVIDTNGDPIPKLALFAEYIETINEDFQVLSGVILETETDETGLFSITEVRPGQIQFVLVPSHDQESYGDIKYQLISVKIGRIVYYPDELQSPLLSDQRASFSVTPGEQIEGIEITVKARMRLQGKIIFKDGTPLANWPILLRTEYKRKGLSAGYSTPTRTDANGFFMRYVSAPGSYKVTARFQELIATSEQFTLDDDEHREDLVLTFDSKPIPRSEEWWGNN
- a CDS encoding carboxypeptidase-like regulatory domain-containing protein; amino-acid sequence: MNRQNFLHEIVLIAVVITICTLLGCGETEYASPFKPSEDGTAVFSGRVVDENGDPVAELTLAIQPNEVELQTSDVNLEIETDASGRFSITDIHPGSWRLAVVPYVEVDDTEPFYGILSIKIGEISLKPDFDLHTLSSFDRTTFSITPGVHVQDVEIVVQRRMRIGTTVVFTDGTPLANKEVSISIKTRNLNGHNSGRSWGPARTDSQGYLERYVNRIGFYTVSVEYDEVSAVSEEFILNAGERREDLILKLPSAPK
- a CDS encoding carboxypeptidase-like regulatory domain-containing protein, giving the protein MSCRNLLHKVVVIPLTVTIWALLGCGETIETIEVDRANFSGRVVDEAGNPVAGLALVIVPCDVDDETDIAVYDAETNDTGHFSIRDIYPGKADFMLVPEYQDGLPLEPEYQLLSFKIAVSAYSPKDLSPDPCTQNTFFIGSGARIENVEVTVRLRMRIRAKVVLEDGTPLANKKVSLNIRAFDSQRSSVVGGIQGSVQTDAQGYFVQYVDRSEAIGYRVSVEYKWFCATSEIFVLEVGERREDLILKLS
- a CDS encoding lectin-like protein; the protein is MNLQRLGLKLGILAGIVAFSFTVVTKVQADRPQIRARVVHANGTPLVNADIYVMVLRKGLDAGGSGGTASTMQTDADGYFVETLNVGNKPNFYVVGVAYQRHLAKAPSFILQEGQPEVHLLLTLDENRVPIDRWGFDQVDTTLEAFLEPPRVWAVNPINGHAYKRIYCHDVMDAMTLAAAENAYLVSINDEAEDVWIQEVFEPDSFWIGLSDVANEGQWVWHSGEPVTYTNWVENEQSGGNTEVNDYVFSDIQWWAVALGGKHAPFIKEAILERADMPVKTLSNEQTDAQSIGTSTPPDKTTTTQTSRSVPPRQIKSLLERGVWAVNPENGHAYMKIWCRSLEHAQDRAAAQGAHLVAINDAAEQQWLLGLFGNHLYWIGLSDAKKEGEWVWQNGEPLTYENWGSKYKFPRSSLSPEEKDSAVMTFVNGQWHAVGPGDLLWNTTRQAILEKTDVFDSSAVKEK
- a CDS encoding lectin-like protein, translated to MNHLSFTRIAYLFGVVMVLSLIASVPCLAQNRTTLSGTVVDTEGKPIAGFAIGLLQGSLISVTDEKGAFTFTNIPAGPVQIALPTQPSKENEKPILNFEADDALVSIKIKGITLYQDMRPPFGGITFGVKSGNHIEDITVTVRPRVRIRAKVVFKNGKPLTNTSVATRVEGDGGRSTGGATTDSEGYFVHYMDNDDVPAHYTVTVKYKGLSAKSEQFLLEKGARYDDLVLTLDGDVPPAAPQTESLPKVLDKLTGGSTPPEKPTLTETNRSVPTNKGQVNIQEGEVKPRVTNTEPTNPVRQMRPPWEKDAWAVNPANGHGYKKIRCDSLDEARDRAAAQGAHLVAINDAAEQQWLLGLFGNHLYWIGLSDAENEGEWVWQNGEPLTYTNWGPKHRFPRSPLSPEKKDTAIMTFANGQWHAVGPGDLLWHKTKMAILEKSNVLDGE
- a CDS encoding lectin-like protein — its product is MNLQSFKQNLGLLLLMMILSLLVSSSVVAQQSATISGHVVDELGDPVIGTSVALHRYKTVEDDERRVRFVPFWQKPVGLDGHFSFVNIAPTESVSFIVEDERTKGKILSIQMGELTLYPGDHPHFGKVRFALEAGMDIEDVVITVNTNIPPQVRARVVSADGTPLANARISIRMLRRDLDGSGSGGSGGTRQTDAEGYFVEDLRVDDDPKFYTLGIEYQGLFAKAHSFILHEGQPQVHLLLTLNGNPDPLARPPIGPPVSAALTAFLNPPAVWIVNPANGHAYKKIHCNSIADATTQAAAENAYLVSINDKAENEWLDGIFERERFWIGLNDAAEEGQLVWDSGEPVTYTNWGEHERVGNNTEVNDYVISGHGRWEMVAPGSGHANFVKTAILERTDVPVETSAEDN